CTTCTCCGCGGCCGCTTTGACCAGCACGTCACCGCTCCCGTCGACGACGGTCAGCGCGCCCATCTGCCGCAGCACCGCGGGATCCGGCTCCTCGGTGGCGACCACCGCCCACCCTGCGACCTCCGTGTGCCGCAAGGCGGCGTGCAGGCTGCCGACGTCGCTGACAACGATGTCAGGCAATACGAGAGCCACCGGTCCCCGCGTCATCGGCAGGGCGGACCGGATCGCTCCGTCGAGCCCCGGCTCGGCCGAGTCGTCCTGGTAGACGAAGACCAGCTGGAAAGTCCCGGCGTAACGCGCCAGATACTTCACCGTATCCAGCTTGTGCGTCCCGAACACGACGACCACGCGCACGGTGAGTCCACTTCGCACCAGTTCGACCACGGTTTCCAGGCTGCGGTCCAGGACGGTGACCCCGGGAGCCAGGCAATGCAGCTCCTTCGCGTACGGCGCGCCGAAGCGCGTTCCCGATCCGGCGCAGGGCAAGATGATCGAAACATCAGGGACGGGTACGGACGAAACAGGCATCGAGTGGCCCTCAAGTTCTGTTGACGGTCAGGAGCCGTTGTCCGTCTCGACAGTAGTCAACGAAGGCGGTTCCGCGCGAGGGGAAAGCGCGCTCACCCGGGCATCGTAGACTGCGGCCACGTCGCCGAAGAGAAAGCGAAGAGGACACACGATGCGGGTGCTGCTTTCCACATACGGGACGCGTGGCGACGTCGAACCGCTGGTGGCACTGGCGGTGCAGCTACGGGCACTCGGCGCCGAAGTGCGGATGTGCACCCCGCCGGACGAGGAGTTCACGGAACGGCTGGCCTGTCTCGGGATCGGCTCGGTGCCGGTCGGGCCGCCGGTGCGGACGCTGATGCGCGCGACGGCTCCGCCGACGGCGGCGGAACTGACCCGGTACCGGACCGAGCTGCTCGAGACGCAGTTCGACGTTTTCCCTTCCGCGGCCGACGGATGCGACGTGCTGGTGGCGGCCGGCCTGGCGCAGGTCGCCGCGCGGTCCGTGGCCGAAGCCGCGGGCATCCCCTACGTCTACGTGACCTATGCGGCGGTCAACCTGCCGTCGCCGCACCACGCGCCGCCCCCGCGGCCGGGCTGGCCCGAGCCGGAAGGGGCGGCCAACCCGACGCGGTGGGAGCTGGACGCCGACCGGGTGAACGCGCAGTTCCGCGAGCCGCTCAACGGCCACCGGGCCGCACTCGGCCTGCCCCCGGTCGGCAACGTCCGCGACCACGTCCACTCCGAGCGGCCGTGGCTGGCGGCCGACCCGGTTCTGGGGCCGTGGCCGGAAACCCCGGGCCTCGAAGTGGTCCAGACAGGTGCGTGGACCCAGGTGGACGAAC
This window of the Amycolatopsis balhimycina FH 1894 genome carries:
- a CDS encoding glycosyltransferase, whose translation is MRVLLSTYGTRGDVEPLVALAVQLRALGAEVRMCTPPDEEFTERLACLGIGSVPVGPPVRTLMRATAPPTAAELTRYRTELLETQFDVFPSAADGCDVLVAAGLAQVAARSVAEAAGIPYVYVTYAAVNLPSPHHAPPPRPGWPEPEGAANPTRWELDADRVNAQFREPLNGHRAALGLPPVGNVRDHVHSERPWLAADPVLGPWPETPGLEVVQTGAWTQVDERPLPAELEAFLDAGPPPVYVGFGSITPAPDIARWSVEVSRAQGHRVLVSRGWADLAVADCFAVGDVNHQRLFGRLAAVVHHGGAGTTQTAARAGVPQVVVPIRLADNPYWAGQVAARKVGAALDGPTATVDSLTAAFETALAPETRARAKALGAEIRTDGAKTAARLLLDGFG